GGCCTCCGATGGCTTCTCCTCCCCGCCCCGTCCTCGCCACCCCGCTCCTAgtgctcctcctgctgctccctGGCAATGCCGCCGGCGCCCCGGCCGCGTCTTCCTCGTCGGTGAACCCGTTCACGGCGAAGGCGGCCTTCATCCGGTACTGGAACCGCAAGGTGCCCAACAACCGCCCCCATCCTGCCTTCTTCGTCTCCAAGCTCTCCCCTTtgcccgccgccgacgccgcctccTTCCCCTCCTCGCTCCCCGACATCCGCGCCCGCCTGCCCACGCTCTGCTCCAAGGCCGCCCTGCTGTGCCCCTCGTCctctgattctgattctgattcTTATGAGGCGTCGCTGGCCGCCCGAAAGGGCCCGTTCACGAGCTACAGGGACGCCAACTTCACCAACTACGGCTCCGGCGCGGGCGCCGGCACCGACGGGTTCAACAACTACTCCCCGGACGTCAACATCGCCGCCGACTCGTTCCGCCGCTACGGCCGGGACTCGTCGGCGTGGGCGGACTCGTTCAGCAGCTACGAGGCCAACGGCAACGTGGTGACCGCCAACTTCACCTCCTACGCCGGCGGCGCCACGGGCGGGTCGGGCTCCTTCACCGCCTACGCCGCCAACACCAACGTGCCGGAGTCCAGGTTCACCAACTACGACGCCGGGGCCAACGGGCGGAGCCGCGGGTTCACGTCCTACTCCCAGGAGTCCAACGGCGGGGAGAGCAGCTTCGCCGGCTACGGCAAGAGCGGCAACAGCCTGCGGGAGACCTTCGCGTCGTACGGCAACGACACCAACACGCTCAGCTCCGGCTTCGCCAACTACGGCGAGTCGGCCAACGGCGCCACCGACAGCTTCACGGGGTACGGCGTGGAGGGGAACGTGCCGGAGAACACGTTCCGGAGCTACGGGGCCGGCGGCAACGCCGGGGTGGACACGTTCAAGGGGTACCGCGACGGGTCCAACGTCGGGGACGAC
This sequence is a window from Aegilops tauschii subsp. strangulata cultivar AL8/78 chromosome 7, Aet v6.0, whole genome shotgun sequence. Protein-coding genes within it:
- the LOC109739239 gene encoding BURP domain-containing protein 12 is translated as MASPPRPVLATPLLVLLLLLPGNAAGAPAASSSSVNPFTAKAAFIRYWNRKVPNNRPHPAFFVSKLSPLPAADAASFPSSLPDIRARLPTLCSKAALLCPSSSDSDSDSYEASLAARKGPFTSYRDANFTNYGSGAGAGTDGFNNYSPDVNIAADSFRRYGRDSSAWADSFSSYEANGNVVTANFTSYAGGATGGSGSFTAYAANTNVPESRFTNYDAGANGRSRGFTSYSQESNGGESSFAGYGKSGNSLRETFASYGNDTNTLSSGFANYGESANGATDSFTGYGVEGNVPENTFRSYGAGGNAGVDTFKGYRDGSNVGDDSFASYVGKGANGGAAEFESYGGSANAGSVDFKGYGQGGNRNHEIEFKGYAGDNTTFKAYAKTGVDFKEYHNTSAAATTASTSEEQHQRLKKTKWSPEPGKFFRERELVAGNRMPMPDIRDKLPPRAFLPRDIARKIPFEASAVWEAFRAPPDTALGKAVASTVAECGRAPSRGETKRCATSAEDVVDFAVEMLGDDIVVRSTASTAGSGAEVRLGSVTGGEAVPARAVSCHQSLFPYLVYYCHSVPKARVYEADIFAAGSDDQRINRGVAICHLDTSDWSPSHGAFVLLGGEPGKTEVCHWIFEGDITWTAAD